The following coding sequences are from one Salvia hispanica cultivar TCC Black 2014 chromosome 3, UniMelb_Shisp_WGS_1.0, whole genome shotgun sequence window:
- the LOC125214242 gene encoding probable serine/threonine-protein kinase PIX13: protein MGNCFGFQAAADPNPSSANSIKPSSTPGTSRDYSNSGGTSREYSNGVGHSATSSSAGLSRFSAAFSDDGRAGSGDILPTPNLKVYSFSDLKTATRSFKSDMVLGIGGFGTVYKGWVDEKSLQPSKQGTGMMVAIKKLNPQSMQGFEEWQSEVNFLGRLTHPNLVKLLGYCWEDKEMLLVYEFMQKGSLENHLFRRNASTEPLPWDIRLKIAIGAAKGLAFLHASDSIYRDFKASNILLDGSFNAKISDFGLVKLGPSGGNSHVTTRVMGTYGYAAPEYIATGHLYVKSDVYGYGVVLLELLTGSRALDTQRAQQNLVDWMKPLLSQKRKLKTIMDARLQGQYSSKAAAQAAQLTLRCLEQEPRKRPPMKEVAEVLEQIAAMEKPRVSKSSRSTHSASSSLHHKQSPRSHHSRR, encoded by the exons ATGGGGAATTGCTTTGGATTTCAAGCTGCTGCCGATCCGAACCCTAGCTCTGCCAACTCTATCAAACCCTCCTCCACTCCAG GGACTTCTCGAGATTACAGCAATAGTGGAG GGACATCGCGGGAATACAGCAACGGTGTAGGCCATTCTGCAACGAGCAGTAGCGCTGGCCTCAGCCGATTCTCAGCTGCTTTCAGTGACGATGGGCGTGCGGGTTCAGGAGACATACTGCCCACTCCGAATTTGAAGGTTTACAGTTTTAGTGATTTGAAGACTGCGACGAGGAGTTTCAAGTCTGATATGGTTTTGGGAATAGGGGGTTTTGGCACTGTGTATAAGGGATGGGTGGATGAGAAGAGTCTGCAGCCTTCTAAACAAGGGACTGGGATGATGGTTGCAATCAAGAAGTTGAATCCTCAGAGCATGCAGGGCTTTGAAGAATGGCAG TCAGAAGTGAACTTTTTGGGAAGGTTGACACATCCCAACTTGGTTAAACTCTTGGGATACTGTTGGGAAGATAAAGAAATGCTGCTCGTCTATGAATTTATGCAGAAGGGAAGCCTCGAAAACCATCTTTTTAGAC GAAATGCTTCTACAGAACCATTGCCGTGGGATATAAGACTCAAAATAGCGATTGGAGCAGCAAAGGGGCTGGCTTTTCTGCATGCCTCGGACAGTATCTATCGAGACTTTAAGGCCTCAAACATTCTTCTTGACGGG AGTTTCAATGCAAAAATATCAGATTTTGGGTTGGTGAAACTGGGGCCTTCTGGAGGGAATTCTCATGTCACAACCCGGGTGATGGGAACATATGGCTACGCTGCACCCGAATACATTGCAACAG GACATCTATATGTGAAGAGCGACGTGTATGGGTATGGCGTGGTGCTGCTGGAGCTGCTGACAGGCTCGAGAGCCCTTGACACGCAACGGGCACAGCAGAACCTGGTGGATTGGATGAAGCCCCTTCTCTCCCAGAAACGGAAACTGAAAACCATCATGGATGCGCGACTACAAGGCCAGTATTCGTCCAAGGCAGCAGCACAGGCTGCTCAACTCACCCTCAGATGCTTGGAGCAAGAGCCCAGAAAGCGGCCTCCAATGAAAGAGGTGGCTGAGGTCTTGGAACAGATTGCAGCCATGGAAAAACCGAGAGTGTCCAAGAGTAGTAGGTCGACGCATTCTGCCTCCTCGTCTCTCCACCACAAACAATCGCCCAGATCGCATCACTCGAGAAGATAG